One Undibacter mobilis genomic region harbors:
- a CDS encoding ABC transporter substrate-binding protein, protein MAAILFVFALAPAVAQERVTVAVTRSSANGALFLAAARGYFKAEGIELDMTAYASDADVVKAMAAGSTDIALANWSIETVKLASQGVFKAVAAQAREKDGYEGNEMVVSAAAYDRGVRKLDQLLSGVVVVDAVGSTLHYQLEQARTAKGASMVGFTLRFAGSPKAAAAAITEGRADIAMLPMVEARNLLATNQAKLVAWCSQFSTSELGALFASQAMLSGRRAVSEKFLRAYRRGAADYHAAFLRLDRYSKRVSNAVSQEAAKILAYYVYPRARRDEGLAAAEGEVHYMDAQARVDTADLSRRVAWYQAQGLLDKTVNAQNLVDLNFK, encoded by the coding sequence GTGGCAGCGATATTATTCGTTTTTGCTTTGGCGCCTGCCGTGGCGCAGGAGCGCGTGACCGTCGCTGTCACGCGCAGTTCTGCCAATGGCGCGCTGTTCCTGGCCGCGGCGCGCGGCTACTTCAAGGCTGAAGGCATCGAGCTCGACATGACCGCCTACGCGTCGGACGCCGACGTGGTGAAGGCGATGGCCGCCGGCTCTACCGACATCGCGCTGGCCAACTGGAGCATCGAGACCGTCAAGCTGGCGAGCCAGGGCGTCTTCAAGGCCGTGGCCGCCCAGGCGCGTGAAAAGGACGGTTACGAAGGCAACGAGATGGTTGTGTCGGCGGCCGCCTATGACCGCGGCGTCCGCAAGCTCGATCAGTTGCTCAGCGGCGTGGTCGTCGTCGATGCCGTCGGCTCCACGCTGCACTATCAACTGGAGCAGGCCAGAACGGCCAAGGGCGCCAGTATGGTGGGCTTCACCTTGCGCTTCGCCGGCTCGCCGAAGGCGGCCGCCGCCGCCATCACCGAAGGCCGCGCCGACATTGCCATGCTGCCGATGGTGGAAGCGCGCAATCTGCTCGCGACCAATCAGGCCAAGCTGGTGGCCTGGTGCTCACAGTTCTCGACCTCGGAACTTGGGGCGCTGTTCGCCTCACAGGCGATGCTGTCGGGCCGCCGTGCCGTCAGCGAGAAATTCCTTCGCGCCTACCGGCGCGGCGCCGCCGACTATCACGCCGCATTTCTGCGCCTCGACAGATACAGCAAGCGCGTGTCGAACGCGGTCTCGCAAGAGGCGGCGAAGATTCTCGCTTATTATGTCTATCCGCGCGCCCGCCGCGACGAGGGGTTGGCCGCGGCCGAAGGCGAAGTGCATTACATGGATGCGCAGGCGCGCGTCGATACCGCTGACCTTAGCCGCCGCGTCGCGTGGTATCAGGCGCAGGGTCTGCTCGACAAAACGGTCAATGCACAAAATCTCGTCGATTTGAACTTCAAGTGA
- a CDS encoding pyridoxal phosphate-dependent aminotransferase — protein sequence MAFLADSLKRIKPSPTIAVTDKARALKAAGRNVIGLGAGEPDFDTPDNIKEAAIKAIREGRASKYTNVDGIPELKAAVAAKFKRENGLDYKPSQITVGTGGKQVLYNAFMATLNPGDEVIIPAPYWVSYPDMVMLAGGTPVEVVCSMDSGFKITAAQLEKAITPKTKWFLLNSPSNPTGGAYTQAELKALTDVLVRHPHVYVMTDDMYEHLVYDDFKFFTPAQVEPKLYERTLTINGTSKAYCMTGWRIGYAGGPEPLIKAMAMLQSQSTSNPAAVSQWAAVEALNGPQDFIAKHNVIFKGRRDLVVSMLNQASGIKCPMPEGAFYVYPSCAGTIGKTTPGGKKIATDEDFVTELLEAEGVAVVQGSAFGLGPAFRISYATKTSDLEDACQRIQRFCGNLK from the coding sequence ATGGCCTTCCTCGCCGACAGCCTCAAGCGCATCAAGCCATCGCCCACCATCGCGGTGACCGATAAAGCGCGCGCGCTGAAAGCGGCGGGCCGTAACGTCATCGGCCTCGGGGCCGGCGAGCCGGACTTCGATACGCCGGACAACATCAAGGAAGCGGCGATCAAGGCGATCCGCGAAGGCCGCGCCTCGAAGTACACCAATGTCGACGGCATTCCGGAGCTGAAGGCCGCGGTCGCGGCCAAGTTCAAGCGCGAGAACGGCCTCGACTACAAGCCCTCGCAGATCACCGTCGGCACCGGCGGCAAGCAGGTGCTGTACAACGCCTTCATGGCGACGCTGAACCCGGGCGACGAGGTCATCATCCCGGCGCCGTACTGGGTGAGCTATCCCGACATGGTGATGCTGGCCGGTGGCACGCCGGTCGAGGTCGTCTGCTCGATGGACTCCGGCTTCAAGATCACCGCGGCGCAGCTCGAGAAGGCGATCACGCCGAAGACCAAGTGGTTCCTGCTGAACTCGCCGTCGAACCCGACCGGCGGCGCCTATACGCAGGCCGAGTTGAAGGCGCTGACCGACGTGCTCGTGCGTCATCCGCATGTCTATGTGATGACCGACGACATGTACGAGCACCTGGTCTATGACGACTTCAAGTTCTTCACGCCGGCGCAGGTCGAGCCGAAGCTCTACGAGCGCACGCTCACCATCAACGGCACGTCAAAGGCCTATTGCATGACCGGCTGGCGCATCGGCTATGCCGGCGGTCCCGAGCCACTGATCAAGGCGATGGCGATGCTGCAGTCGCAGTCGACGTCGAACCCGGCGGCGGTGTCGCAGTGGGCGGCGGTCGAGGCGCTGAACGGTCCGCAGGACTTCATCGCCAAACACAACGTCATCTTCAAGGGGCGCCGCGACCTCGTGGTGTCGATGCTCAATCAGGCGAGCGGCATCAAGTGCCCGATGCCGGAAGGCGCGTTCTATGTCTATCCGTCCTGTGCCGGCACCATCGGCAAAACCACGCCGGGCGGCAAGAAGATCGCGACCGACGAGGACTTCGTCACCGAACTGCTCGAGGCCGAAGGCGTCGCGGTGGTGCAGGGCTCGGCCTTCGGCCTTGGTCCGGCCTTCCGCATCTCCTACGCCACCAAGACGTCGGACCTCGAAGATGCCTGCCAGCGCATCCAGCGTTTCTGCGGCAATTTGAAGTAG
- a CDS encoding glycosyltransferase family 87 protein encodes MARLFDNLRTGAWVSRERARLVGLAVLATSLFGLLYILATATGLNDYSGRPIGSDFSNIYAAGTYVLEGEPAKPFDPAAQHSREQAIFGAVTPFYGWHYPPFFLGLAALLATMPYLLALAVWQGVTLVLYLLAIRAVLPIPPPLAGKNGPPSWLSFPFGGGIEKLWLLLALAYPAVFINLGHGHNGFLTAALFAAALLTLDSRPILSGVLIGCLAYKPQFGLLIPLVLLVTGRWRVFIAAGVTVALMALAVTAAFGVEVWRAFLASGEFTRTVVLEQGGTGWHKIQSVFSWARMWGAGLPLAYAAQAATTVAVATALVVIWRGRSRFAEKAAALLIGSILATPYSLDYDLMLIAPAIAFLAADAARHGPAPWQKTLLAALWLVPLIARSFAQFTHIPLGVPVLLLSFVWLLDRAFRTDAPDIIESQTA; translated from the coding sequence ATGGCCAGACTGTTCGACAACCTGCGCACCGGCGCCTGGGTCTCCCGGGAACGGGCCCGGCTGGTCGGCTTGGCCGTTCTAGCGACCTCCCTGTTCGGCCTGCTCTATATTCTCGCCACCGCGACCGGTCTGAACGACTATTCCGGCCGGCCGATCGGGTCCGATTTTTCCAATATCTACGCGGCCGGCACCTATGTGCTGGAGGGCGAGCCGGCCAAACCCTTCGACCCCGCGGCCCAGCACAGCCGCGAACAGGCGATCTTCGGTGCGGTCACGCCGTTTTACGGCTGGCATTACCCGCCGTTCTTTCTCGGGCTGGCGGCGCTGCTGGCGACCATGCCCTATCTGCTGGCGCTGGCCGTCTGGCAGGGCGTGACGCTGGTTTTGTACCTGCTGGCCATACGAGCCGTACTTCCTATCCCTCCTCCACTTGCCGGAAAGAATGGCCCGCCGAGCTGGCTATCGTTCCCTTTCGGGGGCGGGATAGAGAAGCTGTGGCTTCTCCTCGCCCTCGCCTACCCGGCCGTGTTCATCAATCTCGGCCACGGCCATAACGGCTTCCTCACCGCGGCGCTGTTTGCCGCCGCGCTGTTGACGCTGGACAGCCGGCCGATCCTGTCCGGAGTCCTCATCGGCTGTCTCGCCTACAAGCCGCAATTCGGACTGCTCATTCCGCTGGTGCTCCTCGTCACCGGCCGCTGGCGCGTTTTCATCGCAGCCGGCGTCACCGTGGCGCTGATGGCGCTCGCTGTGACCGCGGCCTTTGGCGTCGAGGTCTGGCGCGCTTTCCTCGCCAGCGGTGAGTTCACCCGCACGGTCGTACTCGAACAGGGCGGCACCGGATGGCACAAGATCCAGAGCGTCTTCTCATGGGCGCGAATGTGGGGCGCCGGCCTGCCGCTCGCCTACGCGGCGCAAGCGGCGACAACCGTGGCGGTCGCCACCGCGCTTGTTGTCATCTGGCGCGGCCGCTCAAGATTTGCCGAGAAAGCTGCCGCACTCCTGATCGGCTCCATTCTGGCGACGCCGTACAGCCTCGATTACGACCTGATGCTGATCGCGCCGGCCATCGCCTTTCTTGCCGCCGATGCAGCCCGGCACGGCCCGGCGCCGTGGCAGAAAACGCTGCTCGCCGCGCTCTGGCTGGTGCCCTTGATCGCGCGTTCGTTTGCGCAATTCACCCACATACCATTGGGCGTTCCTGTCTTGCTGTTGTCGTTCGTCTGGCTGCTTGACCGGGCCTTCCGTACCGACGCCCCGGACATCATCGAATCGCAAACGGCATAA
- a CDS encoding glutathione S-transferase family protein, whose protein sequence is MYTLYSMQRSGNSYKVRLALAKLAMPYRLVEVDILQGESRTPEFLAMNPNGRVPLLEVAPNRYLAESNAILWYVARGTELAPEDPIERAEALQWMFFEQSSLEPNIGAAYFWLSLVKGGRELQEHSLDDWMENGNRALRVMEMHLAKHDFFVADRFTIADIALYGYAHVAHLCDFDLTPFPAVKAWLGRVVEEPGYVAMDEQPTAVAAE, encoded by the coding sequence ATGTATACCCTTTATTCGATGCAGCGTTCGGGCAACAGCTACAAGGTCCGCCTCGCGCTGGCCAAGCTCGCGATGCCCTACAGGCTGGTCGAAGTCGACATCCTGCAGGGCGAAAGCCGCACCCCCGAATTTCTCGCCATGAATCCCAACGGCCGCGTGCCGCTGCTCGAGGTCGCGCCGAATCGTTATCTCGCCGAGTCCAACGCCATTCTCTGGTACGTCGCGCGCGGCACCGAACTGGCGCCTGAAGACCCGATCGAGCGCGCCGAGGCGCTGCAATGGATGTTCTTCGAGCAGAGCAGCCTCGAGCCGAACATCGGCGCCGCCTATTTCTGGCTGTCGCTGGTCAAAGGCGGCCGCGAGCTGCAGGAACATTCGCTCGATGACTGGATGGAGAACGGCAACCGCGCGCTGCGCGTGATGGAGATGCATCTGGCGAAGCACGACTTCTTCGTCGCGGATCGCTTCACCATCGCCGACATTGCGCTCTATGGCTATGCGCATGTCGCGCATCTGTGCGATTTCGACCTGACGCCGTTCCCGGCGGTCAAGGCCTGGCTCGGTCGCGTCGTCGAAGAACCGGGTTATGTGGCGATGGATGAGCAGCCCACAGCGGTTGCCGCTGAATGA
- a CDS encoding PQQ-dependent sugar dehydrogenase, with amino-acid sequence MLRHLPLAAALALAPVAAAAQTYSSSAGPLAVETVARGLNHPWALAFLPDGRMLVTERPGRLRIVTAKGEVSKPVENVPKVFARGQGGLLDIILDRNFTQNRTLYFSYAEPVSGGGRTALARAVLDAGAAPALRDVKVIFQQSGPPSSSNHFGGRIVQGADGNLFITTGDHFTDRDMAQTLDNDLGKVVRITPTGEVPKDNPFVNRADARAIIWSYGHRNPQGLAINPADGSLWEQEHGARGGDEINIIKPGRNYGWPVVSFGVNYDGTPVGTGKQQAEGMEDSVWHWTPSIAPSGLTFYTGTLFPQWKGSLFSGALRSQFLSRLDIKDGKPVKEERLLQNLNERIRDVRQGPDGALYLLTDADDGRILRVAPAK; translated from the coding sequence ATGCTGCGCCATCTTCCTCTAGCTGCCGCCCTCGCTCTCGCGCCGGTGGCCGCAGCTGCGCAGACTTACTCGTCGTCGGCTGGGCCGCTTGCGGTCGAAACCGTGGCGCGCGGGCTCAATCATCCTTGGGCCCTCGCCTTCCTGCCTGATGGCCGCATGCTGGTGACCGAACGTCCTGGCCGCCTTCGCATCGTTACGGCCAAGGGCGAAGTGTCGAAGCCCGTCGAGAATGTGCCCAAGGTGTTCGCCCGCGGCCAGGGCGGCCTGCTCGACATTATTCTCGATCGCAATTTCACGCAGAACCGCACGCTCTATTTTTCGTACGCGGAGCCTGTCAGCGGCGGTGGCCGCACCGCGCTCGCCCGCGCCGTGCTCGATGCCGGCGCAGCGCCGGCCTTGCGCGATGTGAAGGTGATCTTCCAGCAGTCCGGCCCGCCGTCGAGCAGCAATCACTTCGGCGGCCGCATCGTGCAAGGCGCGGACGGCAATCTCTTCATCACCACCGGCGACCATTTCACCGATCGCGACATGGCGCAGACGCTCGACAACGATCTCGGCAAGGTCGTGCGCATTACACCGACTGGCGAGGTGCCGAAGGACAATCCCTTCGTCAACCGCGCCGATGCCCGTGCCATCATCTGGTCCTACGGCCACCGCAACCCGCAAGGCCTCGCCATCAATCCGGCCGACGGTTCGCTGTGGGAACAGGAACACGGCGCCCGTGGCGGCGACGAGATCAACATCATCAAGCCCGGCCGGAACTACGGCTGGCCGGTAGTATCCTTTGGCGTCAATTACGACGGCACCCCGGTCGGCACCGGCAAGCAGCAAGCCGAAGGCATGGAAGATTCGGTGTGGCACTGGACGCCATCGATCGCTCCGTCCGGCCTCACCTTCTATACGGGCACCCTGTTCCCGCAGTGGAAGGGCAGCCTGTTCAGCGGCGCGCTGCGCAGCCAGTTCTTGTCGCGGCTGGACATCAAGGATGGCAAGCCAGTCAAGGAAGAACGCTTGCTGCAAAACCTCAACGAGCGCATCCGCGATGTCCGCCAAGGCCCCGATGGCGCGCTTTATCTGCTCACCGACGCCGACGACGGCCGCATCCTGCGCGTCGCGCCGGCCAAGTAA
- a CDS encoding DMT family protein — MPAALSPYLMPIALLLGSNIFMTAAWYWHLKYKEVPILSVIFISWGLAFVEYCLAVPANRLGSDVYSAAQLKTIQEVITLVVFAGFSVLYLKQGLTLNHLVGFALIASGAYFIFRGPL; from the coding sequence ATGCCCGCCGCACTGTCACCTTATCTGATGCCGATCGCCTTGCTGCTCGGCTCCAATATCTTCATGACCGCCGCCTGGTACTGGCACCTGAAATACAAAGAGGTGCCGATCCTCAGCGTCATCTTCATCAGTTGGGGGCTGGCTTTCGTCGAGTATTGCCTGGCGGTCCCGGCCAACCGCCTCGGCAGCGACGTCTATTCGGCGGCGCAGCTCAAGACGATCCAGGAAGTGATCACGCTGGTGGTGTTTGCCGGATTTTCCGTCCTCTATCTCAAGCAGGGCCTGACGCTGAACCACCTCGTTGGCTTTGCCCTGATCGCGTCGGGCGCGTACTTCATTTTCCGCGGCCCGTTGTGA
- a CDS encoding CorA family divalent cation transporter → MHTDIATVHPATGIVWAYRFSADGTAERLPNDRVDDALSDHRDAWIWVHLALADNRCRSWIASYAPLSEMAREVLSGPDKHLRLDIIGDEIVGVVPDLHQGLVEESDDIVRLRFVMTERMMITARQQPVHSVEHNRRAIESGKRFPSVVSFLDAIIDQFADAIARMAERLGDELDGIEENVMREEPADEQRRVGKVRMQTVRVHRQLAQLKTMFARLEPRLAQHNKAAAEAVGALAQKLDAIDHEIGSLYERARLLLDEAAAKVSALTNKRLFTLSILTACLLPPTLVTGFFGMNTKDMPLQNTDGGSWLALCVAFTAGAVTYWALRRLRAL, encoded by the coding sequence ATGCACACCGATATCGCGACCGTCCATCCCGCAACCGGCATCGTCTGGGCCTACCGGTTTTCGGCCGACGGCACCGCGGAGCGGCTTCCGAACGACCGCGTCGATGACGCCTTGAGCGACCATCGCGACGCCTGGATCTGGGTGCACCTGGCGCTCGCCGACAATCGTTGCCGCAGTTGGATCGCGAGCTATGCGCCGCTGTCCGAGATGGCGCGCGAAGTGCTGTCCGGACCGGACAAGCACTTGCGCCTCGACATCATCGGCGACGAAATCGTCGGCGTGGTGCCCGATCTGCATCAGGGCCTGGTCGAGGAGAGCGATGACATCGTGCGCCTCCGCTTCGTCATGACCGAACGCATGATGATCACGGCGCGCCAGCAGCCGGTGCATTCCGTCGAGCACAACCGCCGCGCCATCGAGAGCGGCAAGCGCTTTCCGAGCGTCGTGTCCTTCCTCGATGCCATCATCGACCAGTTCGCCGACGCCATTGCGCGCATGGCGGAACGCCTCGGCGACGAACTCGACGGCATTGAAGAAAACGTCATGCGCGAGGAGCCGGCCGACGAACAGCGCCGCGTCGGCAAGGTGCGGATGCAGACCGTGCGCGTTCATCGCCAGCTTGCGCAACTCAAAACCATGTTCGCGCGCCTCGAGCCGCGGCTGGCGCAGCATAACAAGGCCGCGGCCGAGGCGGTGGGAGCGTTGGCGCAGAAGCTCGACGCCATCGACCACGAAATCGGCTCGCTTTACGAGCGCGCCCGCCTGCTGCTCGACGAGGCCGCCGCCAAGGTCAGCGCCCTTACCAACAAACGGCTTTTTACGTTGTCGATCCTGACGGCATGCCTGCTGCCTCCGACTTTAGTTACAGGCTTCTTCGGCATGAACACCAAGGACATGCCGTTGCAGAACACCGATGGCGGGAGCTGGCTCGCTTTGTGCGTCGCCTTTACGGCGGGGGCGGTCACTTACTGGGCGTTGCGGCGGCTGCGCGCCCTATAA
- a CDS encoding TRAP transporter substrate-binding protein: MKKLAALAAAAIVTATAAHAQQIVTKYSGIQPTDHPASYSEQYFGREVGILTKGTVKVEVYHNTQLGDAVANVQSIRNGTIGFTTVSASNLNQVVPAMDMYSLPFLFKNADHFWWFLAQPEAAALAKPLEDKGIKVLGYIDSGARNFFTDKAVRTPDDLKGAKIRVMASPVMVNTMKALGATGVPVAWSELYTALQTGVVDGAENNHPSVVAKKFYEVSKFYTLDEHMRIPDVMIMSMKLWNQLNDDQKKAVAEAGARAQAYMRGAWYVSEVKDLAELKSKFKEIITPDKAPFVKAVSGMVSEEAKRLGVEKTVAFILDSQKNF; the protein is encoded by the coding sequence ATGAAGAAACTCGCCGCACTCGCGGCTGCTGCCATCGTTACGGCCACGGCCGCACACGCGCAGCAGATCGTCACCAAATATTCCGGCATTCAGCCGACCGACCATCCGGCCAGTTATTCTGAGCAATACTTCGGCCGCGAAGTCGGAATCCTGACCAAGGGCACGGTCAAGGTCGAAGTCTATCACAACACTCAGCTTGGCGACGCCGTCGCCAATGTGCAGAGCATCCGCAACGGCACCATCGGCTTCACCACCGTGTCGGCCTCGAACCTCAACCAGGTCGTGCCGGCGATGGACATGTATTCGCTGCCGTTCCTGTTCAAGAATGCCGACCACTTCTGGTGGTTCCTGGCTCAGCCGGAAGCCGCCGCGCTGGCCAAGCCGCTGGAGGATAAAGGCATCAAGGTGCTCGGCTATATCGACTCCGGCGCCCGCAACTTCTTCACCGACAAGGCCGTGCGAACGCCCGACGATCTCAAGGGCGCCAAAATCCGCGTGATGGCCTCGCCGGTGATGGTCAATACCATGAAGGCGCTCGGCGCAACCGGCGTGCCGGTGGCGTGGTCGGAGCTGTACACCGCGCTGCAGACCGGCGTCGTCGACGGCGCCGAGAACAATCATCCCTCCGTCGTCGCCAAGAAGTTCTACGAGGTGTCGAAGTTCTACACTCTCGACGAACACATGCGCATTCCGGACGTGATGATCATGTCGATGAAGCTGTGGAATCAGCTTAACGACGATCAGAAGAAGGCCGTCGCCGAAGCCGGCGCGCGGGCCCAGGCCTATATGCGCGGCGCCTGGTATGTGTCGGAAGTGAAGGACCTCGCCGAACTCAAGAGCAAGTTCAAGGAAATCATCACCCCGGACAAGGCACCGTTCGTGAAGGCGGTGTCGGGCATGGTGAGCGAGGAAGCCAAGCGGCTCGGCGTCGAAAAGACCGTCGCCTTCATCCTCGACAGCCAGAAGAACTTCTGA
- a CDS encoding TRAP transporter small permease: MSLFDRLVALTAALVRIVCIVLATALFVIVVAAVIARYGFGQAVSWTEEVPRYLLIWISFLAAASCVLRREHVGFDVLFNALPNGPRRVLGTALSLLVFGFGWIVFRYGITFVQDFGSDLMETIPYTNYWYYPAMPISGFLIMLFSIKVMIDELRSKEAGAIAGASVETVGMEQRP; encoded by the coding sequence TTGAGCCTGTTCGACCGCCTCGTCGCACTCACCGCCGCGCTGGTGCGCATCGTCTGTATCGTGCTTGCCACCGCGCTTTTCGTCATCGTTGTCGCCGCGGTGATCGCGCGCTACGGCTTCGGCCAGGCGGTGTCGTGGACCGAAGAGGTCCCGCGCTATCTCCTGATCTGGATTTCGTTTCTGGCCGCCGCAAGCTGCGTGCTGCGCCGCGAGCACGTCGGCTTCGACGTCTTGTTCAATGCCCTGCCGAACGGCCCGCGCCGCGTATTGGGCACGGCGCTGAGTCTTCTCGTGTTCGGCTTCGGCTGGATCGTATTCCGCTACGGCATAACCTTCGTGCAGGACTTCGGCTCCGACCTGATGGAGACGATTCCCTACACCAACTACTGGTACTACCCGGCAATGCCAATCTCCGGCTTCCTGATCATGCTGTTCTCGATCAAGGTCATGATCGACGAATTGCGCAGCAAGGAAGCGGGCGCCATCGCCGGCGCCTCGGTCGAAACCGTCGGCATGGAGCAGCGCCCGTGA
- a CDS encoding TRAP transporter large permease: protein MTLAILGLAFIVLVIVGLPISFAVGVASVIATFLLSGVDNATIVQRMLTAINTFPLLAVIFFVFAGVLMARGGIARRLVMMAEVLVGWLPGSLAQIVCVASMFFGGVTGSAVAEVSSIGSMMIPAMEKDGYSRRFATAIVLMAATMGPIIPPSIGMIVFAHVAGNVSIAALFLAGVIPGVLIGMSLMAASFVHGKLYHRKELPVIPMRDKIIRVIDGMAGVFTMVIILGGIISGIFTATEAGAAAAVYALILTVFVYKEIKISELPEIMWECCLTNAVVMLLIATCSVFSWILTYENLPTLLAENFFNLIQSKWAFLLLLNVFLLIVGMFIDMTPALIMLVPMLIPLAIKFDINMVHLGLIMVINLSFGLTTPPVGTALFVALKVGKISMDKLLPPLLPLLACMSVVLLLVTYVPSIYDWLPRMLGLMK from the coding sequence GTGACCCTCGCCATTCTCGGACTGGCCTTTATCGTCCTTGTCATCGTCGGCTTGCCCATTTCCTTTGCGGTCGGCGTCGCTTCGGTGATCGCGACCTTCCTGCTGTCCGGGGTCGACAACGCCACCATCGTCCAGCGCATGTTGACCGCCATCAATACGTTTCCGTTGCTCGCGGTCATCTTCTTCGTCTTCGCCGGTGTGCTGATGGCGCGTGGCGGCATCGCGCGCCGCCTGGTGATGATGGCCGAGGTGCTGGTCGGCTGGCTGCCCGGCTCGCTGGCGCAGATCGTCTGCGTTGCTTCGATGTTCTTCGGCGGCGTCACTGGGTCTGCAGTCGCCGAGGTCTCGTCCATCGGCTCGATGATGATCCCTGCAATGGAGAAGGATGGCTATTCCCGCCGCTTCGCCACCGCCATCGTGCTGATGGCCGCGACCATGGGGCCGATCATCCCGCCGTCCATCGGCATGATCGTGTTCGCCCATGTTGCCGGCAACGTGTCGATCGCCGCGCTGTTCCTCGCCGGCGTCATCCCCGGCGTCCTCATCGGCATGTCGCTGATGGCCGCCTCCTTCGTCCACGGCAAGCTCTATCACCGCAAGGAATTGCCGGTGATTCCGATGCGCGACAAGATCATCCGCGTGATCGACGGCATGGCCGGCGTCTTCACCATGGTGATCATCCTCGGCGGCATCATCTCCGGCATCTTCACGGCGACCGAGGCCGGCGCCGCCGCCGCGGTCTATGCGCTCATCCTCACGGTCTTCGTCTACAAGGAGATCAAGATTTCCGAGCTGCCGGAAATCATGTGGGAATGCTGCCTGACCAATGCCGTGGTGATGCTACTGATCGCCACCTGCTCGGTGTTCTCCTGGATTCTGACCTACGAGAACCTGCCGACACTGCTCGCCGAGAACTTCTTCAACCTGATCCAGTCGAAGTGGGCGTTCCTGCTGCTGCTCAACGTCTTTCTGCTGATCGTCGGCATGTTCATCGACATGACGCCGGCGCTGATCATGCTGGTGCCGATGCTGATCCCGCTGGCGATCAAGTTCGACATCAACATGGTCCACCTCGGCCTGATCATGGTGATCAACCTGTCGTTCGGTCTGACCACGCCGCCGGTCGGCACCGCCCTGTTTGTCGCGCTCAAGGTCGGCAAGATATCCATGGACAAGCTGTTGCCGCCGCTGCTGCCGCTGCTGGCGTGCATGTCCGTGGTGCTGCTGCTTGTCACCTACGTTCCGTCCATTTATGACTGGCTGCCGCGCATGCTCGGCCTGATGAAATAG
- a CDS encoding antibiotic biosynthesis monooxygenase family protein, translated as MVTEIAQIEVKPGMEAEFEAGVAKAAPVFKRAKGCKAMRLERSIEMPQRYRLFVAWETVENHTVDFRGSPDFQEWRALVGHCFAAPPAVEHIQEAVKGF; from the coding sequence ATGGTTACGGAAATCGCCCAGATCGAGGTCAAGCCCGGCATGGAAGCCGAGTTCGAAGCCGGCGTGGCCAAGGCCGCCCCGGTGTTCAAGCGCGCCAAAGGCTGCAAGGCCATGCGCCTCGAACGCTCGATCGAGATGCCGCAGCGCTACCGCCTGTTCGTTGCGTGGGAGACGGTGGAGAACCACACCGTCGATTTCCGCGGCTCGCCGGATTTCCAGGAATGGCGCGCCCTCGTCGGCCACTGCTTCGCCGCCCCGCCGGCGGTCGAGCATATCCAGGAAGCGGTGAAGGGGTTTTAG
- a CDS encoding DUF1272 domain-containing protein — translation MLALRPNCECCDKDLPPDAADAMICTFECTFCRDCVETRLGGVCPNCGGNLERRPLRPAGKLGKYPPQTERVFKPQGCGQAA, via the coding sequence ATGCTCGCTCTGCGCCCGAACTGCGAATGCTGTGACAAGGATCTGCCGCCGGATGCGGCGGACGCGATGATCTGCACCTTCGAGTGTACGTTCTGCCGCGACTGCGTCGAGACCCGGCTCGGCGGTGTCTGTCCGAACTGCGGCGGCAATCTCGAACGCCGGCCGCTTCGCCCGGCGGGCAAGCTCGGCAAATATCCGCCGCAGACGGAGCGGGTGTTCAAGCCGCAGGGCTGCGGCCAGGCGGCGTAG